A DNA window from Phragmites australis chromosome 11, lpPhrAust1.1, whole genome shotgun sequence contains the following coding sequences:
- the LOC133884780 gene encoding putative clathrin assembly protein At2g01600: MAAMQSWRKAYGAIKDTTTVSLANLNSDFKDLDVAIVKATNHVECPPKERHLRKIAAATSISRPRADVAYCIHALARRLAKTRNWIVALKTLVVIHRLLREGDPTFREELLNFTQRGRILQLSNFKDDSSPIAWDCSAWVRTYGLFLEERLECLRVLKYDVEAERLSKQGQGPEKGHSRTRELDSQDLLEQLPALQQLLYRLVGCRPEGAANNNYLVQYALALVLKESFKIYCAINDGIINLVDKFFEMPRHEALKALEIYRRAGQQAGNLSDFYENCRGLELARNFQFPTLREPPQTFLATMEEYVREAPRMVPVREPLELPERLLLTYKPDESEEIPEPAPIEEEKPPVEEPIPVPPVTKVVSPPPETKVADTGDLLGLNDPNPGVSAIEENNALALAIVPTDAGASTIGGTAFQDKGFDPTGWELALVTTSSNKTSAASSQLGGGFDKLILDSLYDDGDFRQRQQQQLYGSAAPNPFMTNDPFTMSNQVAPPPSVQMAAMSQQHPQIPTMMQPNPFGPPMQPQMGMDPATNPFLETGFGPFPVANRHQQPNPFGGAQLL; encoded by the exons ATGGCGGCGATGCAGAGCTGGCGCAAGGCCTACGGCGCCATCAAGGACACCACCACCGTGAGCCTCGCGAACCTCAACTCCGACTTCAAG GATCTGGATGTGGCGATCGTGAAGGCGACTAACCACGTGGAGTGCCCGCCCAAGGAGCGCCACCTGCGGA AGATTGCCGCGGCGACATCCATCTCTAGGCCCCGGGCAGATGTCGCCTATTGCATCCACGCCCTTGCCCGCCGTCTTGCCAAGACTCGCAACTGGATT GTTGCATTGAAAACACTTGTAGTGATCCATAGACTTCTTCGTGAGGGTGATCCTACATTTCGAGAAGAGCTTCTTaattttacacaaagaggacGGATTCTGCAACTTTCAAACTTTAAGGATGACTCCAGCCCAATTG CTTGGGATTGTTCTGCTTGGGTTCGCACATATGGTTTGTTTTTGGAGGAAAGATTGGAATGCTTGAGAGTTCTGAAGTATGATGTTGAAGCTGAGCGTTTGTCTAAACAAGGTCAAGGCCCTGAAAAG GGACACAGTAGAACTAGAGAATTGGATTCACAGGATCTGTTAGAGCAACTGCCAGCTTTGCAGCAGTTATTGTACCGACTTGTTGGATGTCGG CCTGAAGGAGCTGCAAATAACAACTACTTGGTGCAATATGCTCTAGCTTTG GTTTTAAAAGAAAGCTTCAAAATATATTGTGCGATAAATGATGGAATTATCAACCTTGTTGATAAG TTTTTTGAGATGCCAAGGCATGAAGCACTTAAAGCTCTTGAAATTTACAGAAGGGCTGGCCAACAG GCTGGGAATCTATCAGACTTCTACGAGAATTGCCGGGGTTTAGAACTCGCAAGGAATTTTCAGTTTCCCACTCTGAGGGAG CCACCACAAACATTTCTTGCAACTATGGAGGAGTATGTGAGGGAGGCTCCACGTATGGTTCCAGTTCGAGAACCCCTG GAACTTCCTGAGAGGCTTCTCCTTACATACAAACCAGATGAATCAGAGGAAATTCCTGAGCCTGCTCCTATTGAAGAGGAAAAGCCACCAGTTGAAGAACCTATTCCGGTACCACCTGTTACCAAAGTGGTTTCACCTCCTCCCGAGACCAAGGTTGCAGATACTGGTGATTTACTG GGCTTAAATGATCCAAACCCTGGTGTATCAGCAATAGAGGAAAACAATGCTCTTGCCTTGGCTATTGTCCCAACAG ATGCTGGTGCTTCAACAATTGGTGGCACTGCATTTCAAGATAAGGGATTTGATCCTACAGGATGGGAACTTGCCCTTGTTACCACTTCAAGCAACAAAACATCTGCTGCGAGCAGTCAATTG GGTGGTGGATTCGACAAGCTCATCTTGGACAGCCTTTATGATGATGGAGACTTCAGGCAGAGACAACAACAGCAATTATATGGTTCAGCAGCTCCTAACCCATTCATGACAAATGATCCTTTCACTATGTCGAACCAAGTCGCTCCCCCACCCTCGGTTCAAATGGCTGCCATGTCTCAGCAGCATCCGCAGATACCAACGATGATGCAACCGAATCCGTTCGGACCACCAATGCAGCCACAGATGGGCATGGACCCTGCAACGAATCCCTTTCTGGAAACTGGCTTTGGGCCGTTCCCAGTGGCAAACAGGCATCAGCAACCCAACCCATTCGGTGGTGCCCAACTTCTGTAG